A genome region from Camelus ferus isolate YT-003-E chromosome 25, BCGSAC_Cfer_1.0, whole genome shotgun sequence includes the following:
- the LOC116659807 gene encoding translation initiation factor IF-2-like, whose product MWALCLCPQAKGEEETAGTELGATPPRLPRAPPQAASDPAPRAAPGGQPHLPSSLSCPHPGHRPSSSAVSAPRSGALLGRMGHDAASSSGMPVAGEPRPDPASPVRRASLSRPGLTCLVAQLSWVRPLQPDCRCLESCAGCAGGASPEPRPGPKPSAARAVLAPECARSRGLTEVAGLERERDFSTAPPPRAPLPLGTAPSPRAEGGLVGKETLLGERA is encoded by the coding sequence ATGTGGGCTCTGTGCCTCTGCCCTCAGGCTAAGGGCGAGGAGGAGACAGCGGGCACCGAGCTGGGGGCCACCCCGCCGCGCCTCCCACGGGCTCCTCCGCAGGCCGCCTCTGATCCAGCCCCTCGCGCGGCGCCCGGCGGGCAGCCGCACCTCCCCAGCAGCCTTTCCTGCCCACACCCGGGGCACCGCCCGTCCAGTTCCGCAGTCTCCGCGCCCAGAAGTGGTGCCCTCCTGGGGAGGATGGGCCACGACGCAGCCTCCAGTTCCGGGATGCCTGTGGCAGGAGAGCCCCGACCCGACCCCGCATCTCCCGTTCGCCGCGCCTCCCTTTCTCGCCCCGGCCTTACGTGCCTGGTGGCTCAGCTCAGTTGGGTTCGGCCGCTGCAGCCAGACTGCCGTTGCCTGGAGAGCTGCGCAGGCTGCGCGGGCGGGGCGAGCCCGGAACCCCGCCCTGGCCCCAAACCGAGCGCCGCCCGTGCGGTCCTGGCACCCGAGTGCGCGCGGAGCCGGGGGCTCACCGAGGTGGCGGGGCTGGAGCGCGAGCGCGACTTCTCCACAGCGCCCCCGCCGCGCGCACCCCTACCGCTGGGCACGGCCCCCTCCCCGCGCGCAGAAGGCGGGCTGGTAGGCAAGGAGACGTTGTTAGGGGAGCGTGCGTGA